Proteins encoded by one window of Lathyrus oleraceus cultivar Zhongwan6 chromosome 1, CAAS_Psat_ZW6_1.0, whole genome shotgun sequence:
- the LOC127094979 gene encoding uncharacterized GPI-anchored protein At1g61900 yields the protein MACAPFSIINICHQPCSPCHTIPTLCSIKSSNLTGGSCPVKNDSTFERTVNTSKLVEACRTVDPLKECCGPVCRPAIMDAALQISGRQMMINNDNMAGEMNHTDYLNDCKGVVYSYLSKQLSSEVANKAFRILSACKVNKVCPLTFKEPSDVIVVCKNVAAPSPTCCSSLNTYIAETQQKILITNKQAIICATQFGSMLRGGGVMTNVYELCDVDLKDFSIQAFGVQDAGCLLRSLPGDVIFDNSSGVSFTCDLSDNIAAPWPSSSSFTSLSFCAPEMSLPALPISQSLKNIGCNSAGVGFLVIFTFFVSIVVLRF from the exons ATGGCTTGTG CACCATTCTCCATTATAAACATATGCCATCAACCTTGTTCGCCTTGCCACACTATACCCACACTTTGTTCTATTAAATCATCTAATCTTACAGGCGGGTCATGCCCTGTGAAGAATGATTCTACTTTTGAAAGAACAGTAAACACAAGTAAATTAGTTGAGGCCTGTAGAACTGTTGATCCACTTAAAGAGTGTTGCGGACCTGTTTGTCGGCCTGCAATTATGGATGCAGCGCTTCAGATTTCTGGCCGACAAATGATGATAAATAATGACAATATGGCTGGGGAAATGAATCACACTGATTATCTAAATGATTGCAAAGGTGTTGTTTATTCTTATCTTTCCAAACAACTATCATCGGAGGTTGCAAATAAAGCATTCCGGATACTATCTGCCTGCAAAGTCAACAAAGTTTGTCCTTTGACTTTTAAGGAGCCTTCAGATGTAATTGTTGTATGTAAGAATGTAGCTGCTCCTAGTCCTACCTGCTGCAGTTCATTAAATACATATATTGCAGAGACACaacaaaaaatattaattacCAATAAACAAGCTATAATATGTGCAACACAATTTGGATCGATGTTACGTGGAGGTGGGGTGATGACAAATGTTTATGAGCTTTGTGATGTCGATTTGAAAGATTTCAGCATACAAGCATTTGGAGTACAAGATGCAGGATGTCTACTCCGAAGCTTGCCGGGAGATGTGATATTTGACAATTCATCTGGTGTTAGTTTTACATGTGATTTAAGTGACAATATTGCTGCACCCTGGCCCTCATCATCTTCATTTACATCTCTATCATTCTGTGCACCTGAGATGTCATTACCAGCATTACCAATTTCACAGTCATTGAAAAACATTGGTTGTAATTCTGCTGGAGTGGGTTTCCTTGTTATATTTACATTTTTTGTCAGTATTGTTGTACTGAGATTTTAG